In Lachancea thermotolerans CBS 6340 chromosome H complete sequence, a single genomic region encodes these proteins:
- the UGA1 gene encoding 4-aminobutyrate transaminase (highly similar to uniprot|P17649 Saccharomyces cerevisiae YGR019W UGA1 Gamma-aminobutyrate (GABA) transaminase (4-aminobutyrate aminotransferase) involved in the 4-aminobutyrate and glutamate degradation pathways required for normal oxidative stress tolerance and nitrogen utilization) — translation MSVAAKYYPSEPASPSVVTTSIPGPKSQEELAKLGKVFDARPAYFMTDYEKSVGNYIVDADGNTYLDLYAQIASIALGYNNPALIKAAQSPEMVRALVDRPALGNFPSKDLAPILEKILKFAPKGQDHVWSGLSGADANELAFKAAFIYYRSKQRGYDTEFSTEENQSVMKNAEPGSPHLAVLSFKKAFHGRLFASGSVTCSKPIHKLDFPAFQWPHAEYPSYKFPLTENEEANRAEDDRCLKIVEDLITSWSIPVAALIIEPIQSEGGDNHASKYFLQSLRDLTLKHGVVYIVDEVQTGVGATGKFWCHEWADIQPPVDLVTFSKKFQSAGYFFHDPKFIPNKPYRQFNTWCGEPARMIIAGAIGQEIVDNKLLEQCSRVGDYLFSKLEALQSKYPEKFQRLRGQNRGTFIAWDLPSAAERDALLKSLKLHGCNVGGCAELSVRLRPSLTFEEKHADIFVDALSKAVSEL, via the coding sequence ATGTCCGTTGCTGCAAAGTACTACCCAAGCGAACCAGCTAGCCCATCGGTTGTGACAACCAGTATCCCAGGCCCCAAGTCCCAGGAGGAGCTTGCCAAGCTGGGCAAGGTGTTTGACGCCAGACCCGCATACTTCATGACTGACTACGAGAAGTCCGTGGGCAACTACATTGTTGATGCGGATGGCAACACATACCTGGACTTGTACGCTCAGATCGCCTCTATCGCGCTCGGCTACAACAACCCAGCCCTGATCAAGGCTGCGCAGTCACCTGAAATGGTGCGCGCGCTTGTGGACCGTCCTGCGCTGGGAAACTTCCCTTCTAAGGACCTAGCTCCAATTTTagagaagatcttgaagtttgCACCAAAGGGCCAAGACCACGTTTGGTCCGGTCTGTCGGGTGCCGACGCCAACGAGCTTGCTTTCAAGGCCGCCTTCATCTACTACCGTTCTAAGCAGAGAGGCTACGACACTGAGTTCTCTACTGAGGAGAACCAAAGTGTCATGAAGAACGCTGAGCCAGGCTCTCCACACCTAGCCGTcctttctttcaagaaggctTTCCACGGTAGACTTTTCGCCTCCGGGTCTGTTACCTGCTCTAAGCCTATCCACAAGTTAGACTTCCCTGCCTTCCAGTGGCCTCACGCCGAGTACCCAAGCTACAAGTTCCCTCTGACTGAGAACGAGGAAGCAAACCGTGCTGAGGACGACCgttgtttgaagattgTCGAGGACCTGATCACTTCTTGGTCTATTCCTGTCGCTGCCTTGATCATCGAGCCAATCCAATCCGAAGGTGGCGACAACCACGCTTCCAAGTACTTCTTGCAGTCTTTGAGAGacttgactttgaagcacgGTGTGGTTTACATCGTCGATGAGGTTCAGACTGGTGTCGGAGCTACTGGTAAGTTCTGGTGCCACGAGTGGGCTGATATTCAGCCTCCTGTCGACTTGGTGActttctccaaaaagttccaaaGTGCTGGCTACTTTTTCCATGACCCTAAGTTCATTCCTAACAAGCCATACAGACAGTTCAACACCTGGTGTGGTGAACCTGCACGTATGATCATTGCCGGCGCTATTGGtcaagaaattgttgacaaCAAACTGCTCGAACAGTGCAGCCGTGTCGGCGACTACTTATTCTCCAAGCTCGAAGCTCTACAGTCCAAGTACCCCGAGAAGTTCCAGAGACTGAGAGGCCAGAACAGAGGTACCTTCATTGCCTGGGATCTGCCATCTGCTGCCGAGAGAGATGCATTgctcaagagcttgaaactTCACGGATGCAATGTTGGCGGGTGTGCTGAGCTCAGTGTCAGACTGAGACCATCCTTGACTTTTGAGGAAAAGCACGCTGACATCTTTGTTGACGCTCTGTCCAAGGCTGTTTCCGAGCTTTAG
- a CDS encoding uncharacterized protein (similar to uniprot|P53210 Saccharomyces cerevisiae YGR017W Hypothetical ORF), whose amino-acid sequence MIHQMAPWVPQFIQSWKNHSQPFAPFTFATLDMQSNRPKCRTVIFRDFLFHDKRSNVLTFTTDMRGDKVKEILGSGAETAPFEACFYFPSSWEQYRFSGKCFVVSRQSKPLITHTFNGAESGAIEYPILSPSIYGDAHVLYQHEHVDESEDEHVQNDEEHNGTSADNETEPDVASVRPELSRTSTRSSGPAAHHAVLTPAEYAPPTPKEWDLELARQWADLSRSTKAQFRKPHPGTPVTSETSKQLDKIQRGVDGAKENTGFDNFGVVCLCIDEVDFLNLKDGRGGERWKFRRHVEEDSHLESWIEEEVCP is encoded by the coding sequence ATGATACACCAAATGGCACCATGGGTGCCCCAGTTCATTCAGTCCTGGAAAAACCACTCGCAGCCCTTCGCGCCGTTCACTTTTGCGACCCTGGATATGCAGAGCAACCGTCCAAAGTGTAGAACTGTGATATTCAGAGACTTCCTGTTCCACGACAAGCGGAGCAATGTGCTGACGTTTACTACAGACATGAGGGGTGACAAGGTCAAGGAGATTTTGGGATCAGGCGCTGAGACTGCGCCATTCGAAGCGTGCTTTTACTTCCCCAGCTCGTGGGAGCAGTATCGCTTTAGCGGAAAGTGCTTTGTCGTGTCGAGGCAGTCGAAGCCACTGATTACTCATACATTCAATGGAGCAGAGTCCGGCGCTATCGAATACCCAATCCTGTCGCCCAGCATCTACGGCGACGCGCATGTGCTCTACCAGCACGAGCACGTGGACGAGAGCGAGGATGAGCACGTACAGAACGACGAAGAGCACAACGGTACGAGCGCAGACAACGAGACCGAGCCTGATGTAGCGTCTGTGCGCCCCGAGCTATCCCGTACCTCTACCCGTAGCTCCGGCCCTGCAGCCCACCACGCTGTGCTGACGCCCGCCGAATACGCTCCTCCAACCCCCAAAGAATGGGATCTTGAGCTCGCCCGCCAATGGGCCGACTTATCGCGTTCTACAAAGGCACAATTTCGCAAGCCCCATCCTGGCACGCCGGTCACCTCAGAGACTAGCAAGCAGCTTGACAAGATCCAGCGTGGTGTCGATGgcgccaaagaaaataCCGGCTTCGACAACTTTGGCGTTGTGTGCCTATGCATTGACGAGGTTGACTTTCTCAATCTGAAGGATGGCCGAGGTGGCGAGAGGTGGAAGTTCCGCCGTCACGTCGAAGAAGACTCCCACTTAGAGTCCTGgattgaagaggaagtTTGCCCATGA
- a CDS encoding KLTH0H09020p (conserved hypothetical protein), whose product MVRLTIALGSKCATRHYTVAARPQTGFSLLNLRIGFASQVGAHPNSDKMFVSQIKVSNGGADAFKQVCSGLRGFVTREDLEGSLLVLVDNMKKCKLRGEVSEAMILCGDDSVSGIVQPCKPANFDLTLVGQPVVLEGTPAGAQPTSRRIKNNEWLEVSSRLYVDNKARVVYKDPETQTETPLCVYNEEKAIPILVGSVSPGSPVR is encoded by the coding sequence ATGGTACGATTGACTATAGCACTGGGTTCGAAGTGTGCCACTCGTCACTACACGGTAGCTGCCCGTCCTCAAACGGGCTTTTCgcttttgaacttgagaatTGGTTTCGCATCGCAAGTTGGGGCACATCCTAACTCTGACAAAATGTTTGTTTCGCAGATCAAGGTATCAAACGGAGGAGCTGATGCTTTTAAGCAGGTCTGTAGCGGACTGCGCGGGTTTGTTACGCGGGAAGATCTGGAGGGATCCCTGCTGGTGCTTGTAGATAACATGAAGAAGTGCAAATTAAGAGGAGAAGTCAGCGAAGCTATGATTCTTTGCGGAGATGACAGCGTGTCTGGCATTGTTCAGCCCTGCAAGCCTGCAAACTTTGATCTTACACTTGTTGGTCAGCCGGTAGTGTTAGAAGGAACACCGGCAGGCGCTCAACCAACGTCTCGCCgaatcaaaaacaatgagTGGCTTGAGGTTTCTTCAAGACTGTACGTAGACAACAAGGCACGGGTGGTTTACAAAGATCCAGAAACACAGACAGAAACGCCACTTTGTGTTTATAATGAGGAGAAGGCAATTCCGATCCTCGTCGGATCAGTTTCACCTGGTAGCCCAGTACGCTAG
- the RSR1 gene encoding Ras family GTPase RSR1 (similar to uniprot|P13856 Saccharomyces cerevisiae YGR152C RSR1 GTP-binding protein of the ras superfamily required for bud site selection, morphological changes in response to mating pheromone, and efficient cell fusion; localized to the plasma membrane; significantly similar to mammalian Rap GTPases) — translation MRDYKLVVLGAGGVGKSCLTVQFVQGVYLDTYDPTIEDSYRKTMEIDNKVFDLEILDTAGVAQFTAMRELYIKSGMGFLLVYSVTDRQSLEELIELREQVLRIKDSTRVPMVLVGNKADLQDERVISVEEGIEMSSNWGKVPFYETSALLRSNVDEVFVDAVRQIIRNEIEAQNSSTAALGHMSRKNTGLGAASANAADPSAAQDTPKKQVTLNRPATAKQAPGKPSTKRKTKKTKTSCVIL, via the coding sequence ATGAGAGACTACAAACTAGTGGTGCTGGGTGCCGGTGGTGTGGGCAAGTCATGTTTGACTGTGCAGTTTGTCCAGGGAGTATACTTGGACACTTACGATCCAACTATCGAAGATTCATACCGAAAGACCATGGAGATCGATAAcaaggtttttgacctAGAGATCTTAGACACCGCGGGTGTTGCCCAGTTTACCGCAATGAGGGAGCTTTACATAAAATCAGGCATGGGTTTCTTGCTTGTTTATTCAGTCACCGATCGCCAGTCgcttgaggagctgatAGAACTACGCGAACAGGTGCTAAGGATCAAGGATTCGACGCGTGTGCCAATGGTGCTGGTAGGCAATAAGGCAGACTTGCAAGACGAACGTGTTATCTCTGTTGAAGAGGGTATCGAGATGAGTAGTAACTGGGGTAAGGTACCCTTTTATGAGACCAGCGCATTACTCAGGAGTAATGTGGATGAGGTGTTTGTGGATGCCGTTAGGCAAATCATAAGGAATGAGATTGAGGCGCAAAACTCAAGCACTGCTGCCCTAGGGCATATGTCTAGGAAAAACACCGGCCTAGGTGCAGCCTCTGCTAATGCTGCGGACCCCTCCGCTGCCCAGGACACTCCCAAAAAGCAGGTTACACTGAATAGACCAGCAACAGCTAAGCAGGCTCCGGGCAAGCCCAGCACAAAGCGCAAGACTAAGAAGACCAAAACGTCCTGCGTAAttctttga
- the OCH1 gene encoding initiation-specific alpha-1,6-mannosyltransferase (similar to uniprot|P31755 Saccharomyces cerevisiae YGL038C OCH1 Mannosyltransferase of the cis- Golgi apparatus initiates the polymannose outer chain elongation of N-linked oligosaccharides of glycoproteins): MLKFNKKERTILTSVVFLYVIASFQLSSWKLEKQFFRGFKTLIPTATEGQTINLKTFKPANMKGAPIAELRSQLTQQFPYDPSQPIPRRIWQTWKTPFNSPKMSQGFKDFSGRWASAASEAPLYDYTLVPDDHIMPLLHNLYGAVPQIIQAFDSMPLNILKADFFRYLVLYARGGIYSDMDTFPLKALDEWPSIKTSRLPKPEVPIKYKGLDSASSPPTQEPGFIAGIEADPDRDDWNDWYARRVQFCQWTIQSKPGHPLLRELIINITATTLASTNVKTNIKAPDFIIDEGHKDDYFVNARGKKRLDSKFPPTQKKTAKNTDGTDTMNWTGPGVFSDAIFNYLNNIIQTNPDIMIINNNLKANNMEDGSGTRKFYRKITEGLMSSATFVTEFFSLIEEPVIVDDVMILPITSFSPGVNHMGSKPEDDDMAFVKHMFKGTWKNDPKPSSKGQRQQE, encoded by the coding sequence ATGCTTAAGTTCAATAAGAAGGAACGCACGATTCTGACGAGCGTCGTGTTTCTGTATGTAATAGCGTCGTTCCAGCTGAGCTCATGGAAGCTCGAAAAACAGTTCTTCAGGGGTTTCAAGACCCTAATACCGACGGCAACGGAGGGGCAGACAATAAATctgaaaaccttcaagccCGCGAATATGAAGGGCGCGCCTATAGCAGAGCTGAGGTCGCAATTGACGCAGCAGTTTCCTTACGACCCATCGCAACCGATCCCTAGACGGATATGGCAGACCTGGAAGACGCCGTTCAACTCGCCGAAGATGTCTCAGGGgttcaaagacttctcGGGGCGCTGGGCTTCAGCAGCGAGCGAGGCTCCGCTTTACGATTACACTCTGGTCCCAGACGACCACATTATGCCTCTCCTGCACAACCTGTATGGCGCAGTGCCACAGATAATCCAGGCATTCGATTCAATGCCACTGAATATCCTAAAAGCAGACTTTTTCAGGTACCTAGTGCTGTACGCTAGAGGTGGGATATATTCGGATATGGACACCTTTCCGCTCAAAGCGCTGGACGAGTGGCCCTCTATCAAAACGAGTCGTCTTCCAAAACCAGAGGTGCCCATAAAGTACAAGGGGCTTGACTCTGCGAGCTCGCCGCCCACTCAGGAGCCTGGCTTCATTGCCGGGATTGAGGCCGACCCTGACAGGGATGACTGGAACGACTGGTATGCTCGCAGGGTTCAGTTTTGCCAGTGGACCATTCAGTCCAAACCAGGCCACCCGCTGCTCAGGGAGCTTATCATCAATATCACGGCCACTACGTTGGCTAGCACGAATGTGAAGACCAACATCAAAGCCCCCGATTTCATCATAGATGAGGGGCACAAGGATGACTACTTTGTCAACGCCCGGGGCAAAAAGAGGCTGGATTCCAAGTTCCCCCCCACTCAGAAAAAGACCGCAAAGAACACTGATGGCACCGATACTATGAATTGGACAGGTCCAGGCGTTTTTTCAGACGCCATTTTCAATTACCTAAACAACATCATCCAAACAAATCCTGACATCATGATCATAAACAACAACTTGAAGGCTAATAATATGGAAGACGGGTCTGGGACTCGGAAGTTTTACCGTAAAATTACAGAGGGCTTAATGTCGAGTGCGACATTTGTTACAGAGTTTTTCTCACTAATTGAAGAGCCTGTTATAGTGGACGATGTCATGATACTACCCATCACTAGCTTTTCGCCAGGCGTGAACCACATGGGCTCCAAGCCTGAAGACGATGATATGGCTTTTGTGAAACATATGTTCAAAGGGACGTGGAAGAATGATCCTAAACCCAGTTCGAAGGGTCAGCGTCAACAAGAGTAG
- the PNC1 gene encoding nicotinamidase (similar to uniprot|P53184 Saccharomyces cerevisiae YGL037C PNC1 NAD() salvage pathway gene pyrazinamidase and nicotinamidase): MGKALIVVDVQLDFLPPDGSLAVAAGDEIVDRIAELVKDPRWCVVVATQDWHPVDHISFAKNHGLPEFSSYQYVSPVDRHETQQATLWPVHCVQGTPGAELAPALSESLQSLECDHHTVKKGYISDREYYSAFNDIWNDHRTELDGLLRKHGVNDVFVVGLALDYCVKNTALSAAALGYRTTILQDYTRAIASDSKSMCNLKQELVQNDITLK; the protein is encoded by the coding sequence ATGGGCAAAGCATTGATTGTTGTGGATGTTCAGCTCGACTTCCTGCCTCCAGACGGCTCCCTCGCCGTGGCCGCGGGTGATGAGATAGTCGACCGCATTGCAGAGCTCGTGAAGGACCCGCGCTGGTGCGTGGTCGTCGCGACGCAAGACTGGCACCCTGTGGATCACATTTCGTTCGCCAAAAACCACGGCCTACCGGAGTTCAGCTCCTACCAGTACGTCTCACCCGTAGACCGACACGAGACCCAGCAGGCCACACTGTGGCCTGTGCACTGTGTGCAGGGGACACCGGGCGCAGAGCTGGCTCCCGCGTTGAGCGAGAGCCTCCAGTCCCTTGAATGCGACCACCACACCGTCAAGAAGGGCTACATCTCCGACCGTGAGTACTACTCGGCCTTCAACGATATTTGGAACGACCACCGCACTGAGCTGGATGGTCTCTTGCGGAAGCACGGTGTTAACGATGTATTTGTCGTCGGACTCGCGCTCGACTACTGCGTCAAAAACACAGCTCTCTCTGCTGCGGCTCTTGGCTACAGGACCACCATTCTGCAAGACTACACCCGTGCAATCGCTTCCGACTCCAAGTCCATGTGCAATTTGAAGCAGGAGTTGGTTCAGAACGACATCACGCTTAAGTGA
- the VIR1 gene encoding Vir1p (weakly similar to uniprot|P53185 Saccharomyces cerevisiae YGL036W Mtf1 Two Hybrid Clone 2), producing the protein MVAAEMDALSRKRSESTDDPMAADMMLTVESSARILHSYPPSAAEALSAAYEFANAIRQLKPHQEPQVADLDVFTPLVQLCVSERDSKDILLDLLATTFAYCSVHRTLAKLVRVFVSRSLHNQPVASQLRELCGSFATDYKPGFYSVISKLECYDRLDASVFRELQLNLGPTMRMTWIPLWTQETGIDLYSAVLSHNLLVSTSAEPKLDFLIASWAHATTEWVGLKDRSNEALKSFIYQTARRTILFAKWIPGGFFKFCQQAIAEWIESDCLLKTETDVSFSLSVVMEVLDHPDLNFLEEPHLALLLKVALRRIWHMCSEGQVQTLHFELGKMGATQSLPGLLNITQYLTARFLLRVGSLAMSARNYNSNKEWMLQETSYQLPSFFDDIVPTIPPIPRSTFSFVNNTIESELLANRHLETVSSLLDSLKCVLSINKMVLRHYNASEIQVLALKSSNPQKDTTIDNRSSLEVLQLYFISMTSALLLSRQLTEEQYLMVAEGQYEYTIQGRLIRREALACFETLIGTFKGISLFQLVKFSARVSMAELSLQKVSMQTLNFVFFEASFSVTQVPSLTNKLTVQSLYEYINLWNDGSPIFRPFYTEMFRVPQPLVKCVQVELERFLCLLTFEVKKDSSAPTPTTSRGTESKNNGYVPKYNAHASSFIPASKAGSKPSMDIEKSFGTQASNQLIPLSADFPRQLSICHERTEDAGSAFAAQRYSGSADSTTPGSAQAPSPFSARRWDSNCFSQGLNNSPETSSAVVSTGKDYILGGHNKATNNSRAQSVHVDRFDYVRQ; encoded by the coding sequence ATGGTAGCCGCCGAGATGGATGCACTGAGTCGGAAGCGCAGCGAGTCCACGGACGACCCGATGGCAGCGGACATGATGCTGACGGTGGAAAGCAGTGCTAGAATACTCCATTCTTACCCGCCCAGTGCTGCTGAGGCTCTGAGCGCCGCATACGAATTTGCAAACGCGATTCGTCAATTGAAACCCCACCAAGAGCCGCAGGTCGCAGACCTAGATGTATTCACACCTTTGGTTCAGCTTTGTGTCAGCGAGAGGGACAGCAAAGACATTCTCTTGGATCTCCTGGCAACAACATTCGCGTACTGTTCTGTGCATCGGACACTAGCGAAACTAGTGCGTGTTTTCGTTAGCAGAAGCTTGCACAATCAGCCTGTCGCGTCGCAGTTACGCGAGCTATGCGGAAGCTTCGCAACAGACTACAAGCCTGGATTTTACTCCGTAATCTCTAAACTCGAATGCTACGACCGCCTCGATGCAAGCGTGTTCAGAGAATTACAACTTAATTTGGGACCAACCATGAGAATGACATGGATTCCATTATGGACACAAGAAACGGGGATTGATCTGTACAGCGCGGTACTTTCCCATAACCTCCTAGTTTCCACCAGTGCGGAGCCAAAACTGGACTTTTTGATCGCGTCTTGGGCGCACGCAACAACTGAATGGGTCGGCTTGAAAGACCGTAGCAATGAGGCATTAAAATCTTTCATCTACCAAACTGCTCGGCGAACTATCTTGTTCGCTAAATGGATCCCTGGCgggtttttcaagttctgcCAGCAAGCCATAGCAGAGTGGATTGAAAGTGATTGCCTCCTGAAAACAGAAACTGATGTCTCTTTCAGCTTGTCTGTTGTTATGGAGGTATTGGATCATCCAGACTTGAATTTTCTCGAAGAACCGCATCTTGCgctgctcttgaaagtcGCACTTCGCCGCATTTGGCACATGTGCTCTGAGGGTCAGGTTCAAACCCTGCATTTTGAACTAGGGAAAATGGGCGCCACACAAAGTCTCCCTGGTCTCCTCAATATCACTCAATACTTGACCGCCCGATTTCTTTTGAGAGTTGGAAGCCTAGCGATGAGCGCTCGAAACTACAATAGCAATAAAGAGTGGAtgcttcaagaaacttcGTACCAGCTACCcagtttctttgatgatattGTACCCACAATTCCGCCGATACCAAGATCAACTTTCAGCTTTGTCAACAATACGATTGAATCCGAACTGCTAGCAAATAggcatcttgaaactgtCTCCTCTTTGCTTGACTCCTTGAAATGCGTCCTCTCAATCAACAAAATGGTACTAAGGCACTACAATGCAAGCGAGATCCAGGTTCTCGCGCTTAAATCGAGCAATCCTCAGAAAGATACCACAATTGACAATAGGTCATCGTTGGAAGTCTTGCAACTGTACTTCATTTCTATGACCTCTGCTTTGCTCTTGTCGAGGCAGCTGACCGAGGAACAGTATTTGATGGTTGCGGAAGGTCAATATGAATACACTATCCAAGGCAGATTGATTAGAAGGGAGGCCTTGGCATGTTTTGAGACCCTTATTGGCACCTTTAAGGGaatttctctttttcaactcgTGAAGTTTTCGGCCCGGGTTTCCATGGCTGagctttctcttcaaaaggtaTCTATGCAAACCCtcaactttgtttttttcgagGCTAGCTTTTCCGTTACCCAGGTACCTTCACTCACTAATAAATTGACTGTTCAATCACTGTATGAATATATTAATCTGTGGAACGATGGATCTCCGATATTCCGTCCGTTTTACACTGAAATGTTCCGTGTTCCTCAGCCTTTGGTGAAATGCGTTCAGGTTGAGTTGGAACGGTTCCTTTGTTTGCTGACATTTGAGGTCAAGAAGGACTCGAGTGCACCCACGCCAACAACAAGTAGAGGAACTGAATCCAAAAATAACGGATATGTTCCAAAGTATAATGCGCATGCATCTTCCTTTATTCCCGCGTCGAAAGCAGGTAGCAAGCCTTCGATGGAcattgagaaaagctttggtACGCAAGCCAGCAACCAGTTAATACCTTTGTCTGCAGACTTTCCAAGGCAACTCAGCATCTGTCATGAACGGACTGAAGATGCGGGCAGTGCGTTTGCTGCGCAGAGGTACTCTGGCAGTGCTGACTCCACGACTCCAGGTAGCGCTCAAGCACCTAGCCCATTCTCTGCCAGGAGATGGGACTCAAATTGCTTTTCACAAGGCCTTAATAATTCACCGGAGACAAGTTCTGCTGTTGTAAGTACGGGGAAGGACTACATTCTTGGAGGGCATAATAAGGCAACCAATAACAGCAGAGCACAATCAGTACACGTAGATAGGTTTGATTATGTGCGGCAATGA